The region agcagcttcactttCCTTTTCATATTGATAATATTCTAAGTAATGTTACTAGGgatgggaatctttgggtgtctcactaTTCGATTCGATTTGgattcttggggtcatgattcgattcagaatctattctGGATTCACGAttcaagtctatttttgaattagttaCACATCTCATTTTGCTTTCATGATATAGCCCCAGCTGCTGCTGGTCTTCATGCAAAAtataccaaaataaaaactttaaacctAGAAGACCTTGTATAATTTACAGTATCTAGACAGCAGACTTTACCATAGACCTCCACAGTGCAGGACGTAGTTACATCTCCAGCATCGCAGGTGTACACTCCAGAATCACTGACATTACATTTCATGACCTGAAGAAAACGTTTCCTTCCCATTGCATAAATGCGCAAGTCCTTGCCCGGCTTAACCTCGACCCcgttctgaaaaaaaacaacaataaaaatcaGTTATGAAGTTAAAGCAATGGCAAACTAATAACTTTATTCATTAAAACTATGTGATGCTTTTCTTAATTTTGCTGTATATAGTTACATACTGGTCAACACAAAATTGATGGAATACAATCGACAAGAGCTGTTGAATTTCAGACCAGCgctcaaacatttaaagtcatgAGTACTGTTGGTCATGAGAAGTAATTCCACACTTGCCTTCAGCCATTTCACATCGACATTATGTCTTGAAAGCTCACACTCAATGGAGATTATCGCCCCATCAGGGAATTTCTGGTCTTCCAGTTTTCTGAAGATGGTCACGGGGGGCTCTGTTAAAGTAAGAATGAAATATTAGTCAGTCAAACCAACCAATCTTACATTTCAGATTTACTAACTTTTCTATTTAGTTACTAATTTATCGCGATGACAGTTTCATCCAATCGTCATCCTCAGCTTTTCAACCCCTAGCTCAAAAGGGATGAAGCTTACTGAGTGACTCGGTATGGAGCGGATTATTTTACAGCATGAGGTTAAACTAACACCTGACAGAAAAGACTGAACAGAGCTACCGCTTTTCAATGGGTCATGCTAGGCaatttgtgtttgtaatgtgaGACTGGATGAAGGCAACAGTAGCAAAGCCGTCACTGTAGTCTATTATGGTGCCTCCATTGGTTGGCATTTGAGTACTGCTCTGAACTGTACATGGTTTGGGagctgaaaaagaaatgttttaaaatattttgagcTACAATATACGTTAATTTGCCTCATTCTATTTAGTAGTAAAAGTGGTTATTTGCCTAGAATAACGTTTGAGTGAACGTCTGATAGTTTAAAACCTGGACCCAATTTTAACCTGGTATCTTATTACTTTGACTAACACAAAAAGTTATATAAATAATCTGGCAGTACATTGGTGGGCTGCAATGGCTTCAACATAATCTTTTAGGCCAACTGTTCCTGAAAAAAAGTACCTCCCATAAGAAGTGCTTCTTGTTGCCACTGACAGGCTTCTGTTGTCATATAACTGTCAGACAACATTACAGATAGGATCAGTGCAGAGACAGATAGGATCAGTGCAGAGTTAAGACTATTTGGTTAAGGTAAGAACCCTTTTTTCAAGAACTGGAAACAGTCACATAGCTCTCTTCGAAGTCATCAGACTTCATAAACAATGTTTTCAATTTTACCTTGCAGAACACAGAAGACACTGTTCTACCACTACTGGTTAGTGTGTCTTCGTTTTTGTACTACAGTATGTTGGATCCATTTAACTCTTTATAACACCAAAGTCACACAACAACTCAAACAAAATAAGGATGATGTAGACAGTCATTATGAGCCTTTGTGCCATGATAAATTGTATACATTGCTACAACTTAGAAATCAGATCTTTTtcgtttgttttaaaacatccCCATAATCTATTTTTCAAAATGACCTACCCTTCACAACAAGTCTTGCAGTTGTCTTCAAATTCTCTACACAGAACATAAAACTGCCAGTGTCCTCTACTGAAAGGTTAGAGATGGTGAGGCTGTGGACTGGTCCTTTGGCACTCATACGGAAGTGATTTGTCGGCTTCAGTTTGATTCCGTTTCTTGTCCAGGTGCCTGGAACATTTGGATGGGACAGCTCCACTTCAAAAGacgctgtttctctctctgtggttttaATGTCAGTCAGCCCTCTCTTCATTGTGATTTTTCGAGCTGTGAAGAAAATTTTGGAGACATAGCTACATTCAGAAAAGTACTTTGTGGGTGCTTTCTATGTTAGTGCTTTCCAGTATAATGAAAACCAAATAGTAGTTTAACAAAGGTAATGTTTGAAAGATTGGCACAATTCCACCCTAACACTGTAGACATGGTGTCCAATCTCTGTTGCAGAATGGATAGACAGcagtctgcagctaaacaaTCCATGCTGGCACACATTGACAAGCGGATATTTTAGTCATTTGAGTATGGGGCTTTACACAAAAGCCACATCTGAAACTGCCAACATTTTTCACTTATTCTAACACAGACGAGCATtccctgtggaaaaaaaaggagtgtttATTTTGGAGACCTGATGACAACAACCTTAGTTTTGAAGGCCAGTGTATAAATTTAGATGCAATGAGAGGAGATCCAAATTCATAGGAGGTGCCAACAGCAGCCTGAAGTCCTGACTGTCCCCTTCCCACCCACCCTAGTGTTGAAAGAACAGCCTTTAATTCAACCATTGGCCTGTGGATCATAGGACGAAGAAATATAAGCAGCCCGTACCAAGAAAAACAAGCATAAGTACGTCTTAATCACTACAAGATGTCGATTTTATAGTGTCTCAAGCTTGGTATTTTAAGACACTTAAGTGGTGCTTGTTGGTAAAATTGTACTTTGCACGTTTTTATTCTTGTTATTTAACAGAGATGTCTTGTTATTTATCAATAATTTCCTCATTGAACTTCGGTAGGATTTGACATTGGAAATCAAAAGACTTTATAGATCTTGTCAACACAGAAACTCTGGTCTGAAAGTCTGCTTGGGCTGTAAGGCTATCACCTGTTGGTTGCCATCATGTTCCAGTACAAGTGCCACCTTGGTCCCCAGTCACTCAAATTACTCTTACTCAGTTAATTGAGCTTTGCCTTCACAAGAACAAGCAATGGCAAGAGCTGGACTCGTCGGCAACGCCGGTAAATAAACAGCAACGGGGCATAGTGAGAACATGTGCACACTCACGTTCCACTGTGAGCTGGGCTTGCGTGCGGTCATGGAGGGTTTCACAGCTGTAGGTGCCCCGGTCAGACGTGGccagtgtgtggatgtggagGCTGTGTGTTCGGcctttgtgtttcagggtgTACTTGGCTCCCGGGTGGATCAGCACCCCTTGCCTCATCCACTGCACCTCGCCAGAATCCACACTCACCTCCACCTCTAGAGTGGCCTCACTGTACTCTTCAGCTGCAAGCGGTGCCATTTTCTTGGTGAACAACACCTGTTGCTCTAAAAGCGAATTAAGCAAGTTACGAGATAACTGCATAATGTCAATATTTAAGTATTTGAAGATCAGTAAAGTGACAGTGCAAGTACAACACATTGAGCAAGTTAAACGGTCTGAGTAGACTTTCCCCCTGCTGTGTCAAACATCAAAACCACAGAGCCACTTGTCTGTGTCAGTTACTGGAGGAATCCTAACAGGAGAAGCTGCCAAACATTGACCGTCACTCTTCAAAAATTGAATCTTATCTAAAGGGTCAATATTTCTCTCTCAATGTATGCTAATGCTACTCAACCATTCAAAGTCTCTTGCGGTTATGTTCACATTCACACCAGTAGTTTTAAAAATTGCTCACAGTTGAGCATACAGGGATAACCACCAGAGATATATGAGGTCTTTTTACAGTAAAGGGTTGTTAAATTTAGGAACTTCTATGATTTGATGGAGTATACTGAAAGTTCTTATGTAAGGGGCTTCAACTCACCTTGAACCTGGAGTTCTGCCTCTGATACCAACCCCTCGGCATCAGCTGTCACTCTGGCGCTATCTGAAACCCTGCAGTTGTAGATGCAGAGCATGTGGCATAGTCCATTACTTGAAATGAGAGTGCGCTCATTCACAGCTACTTGCTTGCCATTTAGACGCCACACCAACTGAGTGTCCTCTGGTGAGACCACACACTTAAATACTGCGTCTTCTCCTTCACGGACCGTGGTGTTACGGAGCTCCGCTATAAACTCAACAAGGCAGGGAGCTGAAGGCAAAGCATTCATCTAAATTAGATTCACTGTGCTTTACACTTTTTTCAGTTCTGACAAGTCTTAAAGTTTGCTGATTTAGAATTGACTTACTTTCTACAGTGACAGTGGCTGAGGTCCTGTCATCTGTGGATTCACAGGCATATTCTCCTGCATCTTCCTCCTGTAGTTGGTGGATAGTAAAGCTTCGCTCTCGAGCTTGTGCCCGTATGGTGTGCCGGCGGCTGGGTGGGATCTCTTGGCCGTCTTTTAGCCACTGGACATCTCCTTTGGGCTTGTTGATCTCACAACGTAATATTAGGCTACTGTCCTTCAAAGACACTATGTTCTCCAAAGGTCTGATGAATTTCACTGGCATTTCTGATGTGTAGACACAAATCATATAATTCCAGAGATAATAACTTTGCGACTCTCacagttaaaaaatgtaaaaatgtaaatagaggTGACATTTTGTTTAGCAGGGTTGAGTTCTCACCTTTTACTAAAAGACTGAAATACATCTCATCCGTATTTACGTCACAGACATATTCTCCAGAATCTGACAGCTGCAGGGGATTAATGGTGAGCTTGTGGGTAATACCCTCACTGGAGATGTGAATGTTGTCCTGGTTCAGCAGTTGGCCATCCTTTAGCCACCGGACATTAGCTCTTTCACGGCTCACAGTGGCACACAGTGTGACACTCTCATTCTCATAAGCTGAGATTTTActactttcatttttattcacaaacttAGCAGGGAGCTCTGCGGAAAGCAAGATTTACAAAGAAACTTGCATGTTGAAACATTGAGTGAATCAAACAGGACTAGTGAAATTGGATATTTGTGAGATGTCATTTTGGTCTTACCTTGGACCTCGACAATTGTTATCAATTTGTCATCGACGGCatcacaaatgtattttccaGAATCTGAGGGCTGAAGTCCAGAGAGAACAAGTTTCCTCACAACATCATGGCTTTCAATTTTTATTCGAGTGTCTGGTTTCAGTATATCGCCATTCCACAACCACTGCACAGAGGCGTTGGGCCGAGACACCTCACACTCCAGAGTAAGGTCATCTCCTGCCACCAGAATGTGATGCTCTGGGTTGCCTGAGTTTCCAATAATCTGCACTGGAGGTTCTGTACGTAAAAGACATTGCATTATTTTCCTCCTTACTGAAGGAAGCACAGATAACAAATGCATTGCTTAATCATATGATCACCTTTAACAGTGATATAGAAGACCATCTTATCATCCTTTGCATCACAGATGTACTCTCCTGAGTCTTCCAGTCCAGCATTAAGGACAACCAGTGATCGGAAAACGCCTTGCTCCTCGCTACAGTATCGTTCAGTTTCATCAATTAATTGATTATCTTTGTACCAGCTGACAGAGGCATTGGATCTTGATAGTTCACATACAAGAATAATGTCATCTGATACTAAGAactgcttttctgtttttgcatcgGTTTTGCCAACAATTTTTACAGGCAACTctgaaaatgaacagaaaaggaaagaacAGAAATTCTGTTGAGTAAcaaaatattttgtctttttatcatCTGTCCAGAAGTTTTCATCTTAATTATTCTTTAAAAGTAAGTTGTATGGTAGAGAGCATATACATTTGATTTCATTATATAGCTCCAACTAGAGAAAAATGTGTACTCATAACACATGGATCATGATTGCACAATATAGGGAACTTCTTTTTTGGAACTTTGTCGTCTGTCAAAACTTTGAGATCCCTTATcgtttttttcagtaaatagTATAGTTGCCTACCTTGCACTTTTACTTGGAAATCCATCACATCATCCTTTGCATCGCAGACATATTGCCCAGCATCCTCAAGTACGAGTGAGTGAATGGTTAATTGACGAATGACTCCATCCTCAAGGATGGTGATATTTCTGGAATCTTCGACTTCTTCCCCATTCCTCTTCCAGCTGACCTCTGCATTTGATCTGGAAACTTCACAGTCTAGAACAAGAGCCTCCCCAGCCACCTTCTCCACTCTACTTGCCATCTTCCTTGGACGTACAAAGCGGACAGGAGGCTCTGCATAAGAAAACGTTTTGTTAAAATCCCTTCAACATAGAAAAAAGATGACCCTTTTTTATTCTTAAGCTTTCTTCACCTGCTATGTTGACAAAGAAAGTCATGGAGTCATCTGCTGTATCACAGACGTATTCGGCTGAATCTTTGACTGTAGTTTCAGGTATTATAAGTCTTCTGTAGACACCATCCACCTCGAGAATGAGGTTGTCGTTCTCCTCCACTTCAAGTCCGTCTCGATACCAGCGCACCACTGCATTAGGCCGGGAGATCTCACAGCTCAGTACCATCCTCTCAGAGGTCTGCTGGCACAGCTCCATTTGGGACTGACTTGGGGACACAATGCGCACTGGAGGTTCTGCACAGAGATATTGTCATCAAGATAAGACCCAAAAAGCATTGGCAAAAATGCAATATCAGTACCagtctgattaatttatttttcaatccTTCTTGCATACTGTATAAGTATGGATAAAATGATGGTCGTAAGAGTTGTCAACTCTTCATAGGACTCAAGTTGCAAGTGTCCCTGTCAACAATAACTTGCATAGAGAAGAAAGATCCCAGTTATTACTATGTTCTGAGATTGACAACTATTGGAATCAAGACAAATGCTTTTTAAGTCTGTGATACTGAGTGGAGATTTCCTACAATTTCCCCTTCAACCAACATTCAAAATTGGCTATAAACACTtaacacaactttttttctttaagcatACTGATACCTTCAATGAGAACATCTACtcattgtcctttttttgtatGATTCTCAAATGTCTTCACAAACACTTTACTTTACCTGTAATAGTTAGATGAAAGAATATTGAATCGTCGGCTGTATCACAGACATATTCCCCAGAATCCTCAACTCCACTTGAAATAATCTTCAGACGTCGATAAGGGCCTTCAACCTTGAGTTTTATGTTCTCGCTCTCTTGCAGCTTTTGACCATCTTTGTACCAGCTGACGGCACCGTTTTGACGAGACAATTCACAGCTTAGAATAATTTCCTCAGGGACATGACGATCAAGATGGACATCCTCCTTAGGATAAGTGATCATGACTGGAGGCTCTATGAATGAAGAACAAATGACATTGAActattatttctatttaaacTTGGGtcaattaaaacatttggtCGTTTGTATTTTCATTAATCATAGCTGTTATCTTACCTCGTACATTCACCTTGAACAGCAAAACATTGTCGCCTGCACGACAAGAGTATGTGCCTGTATCAGACAATTGGGCTTGATGGATTGTGAGATTCCATTGGGTGCCTTCTGCTTTGATAGTGATATTATTGCTTTGTTGCATCTCAATTCCGTCTTTGTACCACTGGACAACACCATCAGCCCTAGATACTTCACAAGACAGAACAAGCTCTTCTTGTTCCACAACACTCTTGAAGAGGTCCTCCTCCGGGATTTCAGAAAATGTCACCGGTGGTGCTGCAGAAAAGATATCACAAAGACAGTGAGTTTTTGCTTGAAAGTATCTCTTATTGTTTTTGCTCGTAGTACATGCAGCAGCTCAGCTGTAAGGCCAGGTGTTTCAGAGCTTAGAAAAGCCTTGCTATCTACGTTTTTCATAGATGTTATGATGGGTATTTAAGTGGGTGTTAATcctttttaaagcaaagaaaaaattgAAGCAGTGCACTGAAGCAATGCAGTAGCTGTTGGtctgttggggaaaaaaaacagactcatcAGAATTCATGCTAATTCTTCCTCACTGGCCATGAATGTTCAGAATGCATATGGAAACGACTAAATAATTATTAGAATTTGGTTAATTTAGGGAAATGATCTATGAAGATATGATGATGATCAGGTTTCTATGGGTCTGAAAAAGGAACTACAATGATTACATCTTTCTAAGAAAAAGCATATCACCTTTCACTTCCACATGGAAATCGTTGATTTCTGATTCATCATCAGTTTTACAACTGTACACGCCAGAGCATGAAGACATGGTCGATTCCTCAACTTTTGTCCTCTTAATTCCTTCAGAAATAATGCTTATTTCTGATTTTGGCAATGGTTTAACCCCATCCTCACACAAGCAGGTCTGGCCTCTTGGGTCTGAGATCTCACACTGAGGTTTGATCAAACTGCCTGCTTCCACAGATGTGCTCCTTTCAGCCTCTGGAACAGCTGAGAATCAAACCGGTGCTATAGGAATTTCAATTCATTGAATGCTCTGTTATGTAACATACTTGGATTTATAGGCGACAGGACTCAAAATCTTGATTTCAGATTTGACAAAATGTTGTCAATATTGTTTGGCTTAaccacaaaacaaatattttgtgttGAGATAGTTTTGCACATGAATTGCCATGCAATCAGTGATCCAGTGTAATGACCAATGAGTCAAATTACAAGTGATTTCTATTTCATATTGACAATATTGTGCTTTGGAACAGTTTAAATGGCTAAAACCAGATTGACTTGCTGCACTGTCTTCATCTGACTGTCTTTTGATatattattttgcatttgttaataCAGAAAATAGAGCATTAATTCAATTCCAGGGCAGGAGGTTTGCAGCATCTTGCAAATAGTACTTGATAAGTTTTGATTACAGTACCAAGCACATTCTGCATGCAGGATGCTGTGCTCAGCATCTTGCAGGCAGTGGCATACTGGGACATGTTCAGAAATAGAGAAAAATTGGACCACTACATGTATCACAGGACTCAGCTGTTCAACAGCATTTTTTTGTGAACATGTTAGCAAACAAATGCACATTTATACACGCGACTAaagcagaaaacacaattttagTATTGCTTTGGAGGTTTGGTCTCCAACATCCTTCATAAGACATCTGGCTGTATAGATGCTTAAGGCTCCAACGTGCTAGTATTATATTTTGCTTATCGCTAACTTTGCCTGTGCTGGAGATTAGTCTATTTACCAGAGCTTTGCCTACTGCAGGTTGCTGGATGTAATGATATTCAACAGTTTGCTGAAAATATAACTGGCATTACTTTAGTACCAGTAGCTATCAGTTTTGAATCTGATGTCATCCTTTATGAACTTATCTATGATCCATTTATTGTAAGCCCTcacaaattatatatttttaaaggtaTGTCCAGCTGTATAATTCAAAATACATGATTGAGCTTTAGTACACAATGGTTTAGAATTATATTCAATGTTGCTGTGGTAGCCAAGACTTAAGAAAACTTTAGCTAATATGACAAAGCTCAAAATACGTAGATCACCTGCAACATCCACCTTGAATTCAATACGGTCATCTGCAGCCTCACAGCTGTATGCCCCAGAGTGTCTGACTTCTGCTGATTGAATAATCAGCGCTCTCAGTTTGTCTTTGGTTTGGGTTTCATATTCACTTTCTGGAGGTAGCTGTTCGCCATCCTTGTGCCAATAGACTTGGGCATTTGGCTCTGAGACTTCACATTGCAGCTTAACTGGGCAGCCTgcttcaaaaaatgtctttctcGCGATCTCTGGAAGTGTGGAAAACTTCACAGGAGTAGCTGTGGGTATTACAAGATTTTCAGAGTACTGCTGTTAAGCTGTCAGAATATCATGACAAGTAGTGCTGTGCacattatgtttttgttgtggttATTTTAACACGTTAGCTGTAAGTATTTGGGGATTTTATACAATATTACACATGTATCTAAACTGATATTTGGGTAAATAAGTGTACAGATAAGGATGATAAAGAGGATCCTTAAATGTTCATCTGAAACCTGTAAACACAATAATATGCTCAATACAAGCAAATCACCTTCAACGTCCACATGGAATGTCACAACATCATCAGCGAGGCTACAGCTGTAGAAGCCAGCATCAGAGACCTTAGCAGAATGAATCATTAACTTTCTCACGCTGCCGCCTCGTTTCATATCAAGGCCAGTTTTGCAAAAAAGCTCCACCTCATCTTTAAACCAGGAAACCTGGGAAGCAGGGTCTGAGACCTCACACTGTAGGATAATTGGACAACCAACTGTaatcaacttgtttttttctgacattgaGACTGGCATGATCTTTGGCGATCGGCCTAAAAGAGAGGAACAACAGGGGTTTTGGATAAGAGACAAATTCACTCAGTGGACAAAACTTGTTCAGTCATAACATGCTCTCATGgacattcaaaacaaatcacTCACTATAGACTAAGACAGTCGTGGTATGTTCAGGAGATTAAAGAAGATAGAATATCACCTTTTACATCCACTTTAAATGTGATGGTGTCATCTGATGTGGAACATTCATAGGTGCCACCATGCATGTGTTCAGCAGAATTGATGAGTAGTGTCCTTGTTAGACCGCCTGACTGTGTTTCCATATCGTTTTGTGGCAGGAGCTTCATTCCATCCTTGTACCATTGGACATGAGCAGAAGGGTCATGAGACAGTTCACAGCTGAGGACAATGGGACAGCCTTCTTCCACAGACTTGTTCCTGTGACTCTCCTGAAGCTCCGAGAACTTCACAGGTAGTGCTATAGGTTTCAGATATTGCAAAAAGAGTGTCTTAATAAACCTCATACATTTCTTGAACTACTTAAAAATCTTGTATATTCAGTCGAGAAGATGTTTGAGACACagcatcacaaaacacaaaaacaaacacaacaaggacCTTCACAATGACCAAACATCTGACAAAAAAGTGTTGAAGAGCAAGAATCAAGAGTTATCCAAAGTTATTGTCCACCATCTAAGAAGCGTTGAATGAGCACAGGTAGTGTTTGTTTATAGCAGAGAATAGCTGTGTTCGGTTAGTGTCCTATATCAATGGATCTCAACTGGTCCAGCCTAAGGACCCACCAGCAAACTCCTTAATGAGAAATTGTGACCCAAATTTCtcatatttttcaaccaatcagatttactTCATGAATAACATTGCAGGTTGGACCTCagacagaacaaaacatgacagaacaaagagacacaacaaaacaaacctgttATAAAAGTGCTTCAAAgactttgtgactttttttttttcccaggcacTCATCGgcaacccactgaaaacagctccgcAACCCACTTTGGGTCCTGagccaccagttgagaaccacatCCCTATATGACACACattaattcctttttttaagatgtgAGTCATGCATAATAAGAGGCTTCATAGTGAAGCTGCATGTTTAACACAATATTAGAGCAAAGATTTCCACACATTTTCACAGGTAagaagttttaaatgtttatgacCTTGGATCTAAAATGAACACAATTATTATGTTGGTGTGAATTTGTTGCTTACGTTTTTGGATTAGTCAACCAAATTGGCTAAGCAGATTTCTTTCTGTTTAGTTATTTTACAAAGATCACCCACTGTTATCGTTAGTTGGCAGTGCAAAGCAGTGAAAGCTCTACAGAGTTTCAAAGAATCACCTTTTACTTCAACAGCAAACTGGATGTCATCATCCTTAGACTCACAACGATATATGCCAGTGTGAACCCTCTCTGCTGATGGGACAACTAGACTCCTCACACTTCCCTCTGACTGGATGTCTACTCCACTCTGAGGTAGGAGCTGTGTTCCATCCTTGTACCAACTGACTTGTCCAGTGGGGTCTGACAGCTCACACTGCAGAGCAATGGGACAGCCCGCCATGACTGTCTGTTTCTGGTCAGCCTCCGTTAAAGCTGAAAACTTCAGAAGTGGTGCTACAAGATTAAATGTGAAACAGAATTTGTCAATAAAACATACCGAACGAAGCAAATACAAGCTGAAACTAAAGCTCTTAAAAACTActaaaatattgaaatatatttttttttattctaacctGAAATTGCAAACTTCTCAGGACCTAAATTAAAAATTGTACAAAATAAATTTAGTGTCAC is a window of Labrus mixtus chromosome 13, fLabMix1.1, whole genome shotgun sequence DNA encoding:
- the obsl1b gene encoding obscurin isoform X1 — protein: MQLSLNVTKTSPASPVRITTLCVAERNKSVEVGESIVLQCEISDPNAQVTWYKDGIKLPEAAGQDMPAEGSIRTLAFQSAMMSHAGIYICKTTDDAVQFHVDVKAPLLKFSALTEADQKQTVMAGCPIALQCELSDPTGQVSWYKDGTQLLPQSGVDIQSEGSVRSLVVPSAERVHTGIYRCESKDDDIQFAVEVKALPVKFSELQESHRNKSVEEGCPIVLSCELSHDPSAHVQWYKDGMKLLPQNDMETQSGGLTRTLLINSAEHMHGGTYECSTSDDTITFKVDVKGRSPKIMPVSMSEKNKLITVGCPIILQCEVSDPASQVSWFKDEVELFCKTGLDMKRGGSVRKLMIHSAKVSDAGFYSCSLADDVVTFHVDVEATPVKFSTLPEIARKTFFEAGCPVKLQCEVSEPNAQVYWHKDGEQLPPESEYETQTKDKLRALIIQSAEVRHSGAYSCEAADDRIEFKVDVAEAERSTSVEAGSLIKPQCEISDPRGQTCLCEDGVKPLPKSEISIISEGIKRTKVEESTMSSCSGVYSCKTDDESEINDFHVEVKAPPVTFSEIPEEDLFKSVVEQEELVLSCEVSRADGVVQWYKDGIEMQQSNNITIKAEGTQWNLTIHQAQLSDTGTYSCRAGDNVLLFKVNVREPPVMITYPKEDVHLDRHVPEEIILSCELSRQNGAVSWYKDGQKLQESENIKLKVEGPYRRLKIISSGVEDSGEYVCDTADDSIFFHLTITEPPVRIVSPSQSQMELCQQTSERMVLSCEISRPNAVVRWYRDGLEVEENDNLILEVDGVYRRLIIPETTVKDSAEYVCDTADDSMTFFVNIAEPPVRFVRPRKMASRVEKVAGEALVLDCEVSRSNAEVSWKRNGEEVEDSRNITILEDGVIRQLTIHSLVLEDAGQYVCDAKDDVMDFQVKVQELPVKIVGKTDAKTEKQFLVSDDIILVCELSRSNASVSWYKDNQLIDETERYCSEEQGVFRSLVVLNAGLEDSGEYICDAKDDKMVFYITVKEPPVQIIGNSGNPEHHILVAGDDLTLECEVSRPNASVQWLWNGDILKPDTRIKIESHDVVRKLVLSGLQPSDSGKYICDAVDDKLITIVEVQELPAKFVNKNESSKISAYENESVTLCATVSRERANVRWLKDGQLLNQDNIHISSEGITHKLTINPLQLSDSGEYVCDVNTDEMYFSLLVKEMPVKFIRPLENIVSLKDSSLILRCEINKPKGDVQWLKDGQEIPPSRRHTIRAQARERSFTIHQLQEEDAGEYACESTDDRTSATVTVETPCLVEFIAELRNTTVREGEDAVFKCVVSPEDTQLVWRLNGKQVAVNERTLISSNGLCHMLCIYNCRVSDSARVTADAEGLVSEAELQVQEQQVLFTKKMAPLAAEEYSEATLEVEVSVDSGEVQWMRQGVLIHPGAKYTLKHKGRTHSLHIHTLATSDRGTYSCETLHDRTQAQLTVEPRKITMKRGLTDIKTTERETASFEVELSHPNVPGTWTRNGIKLKPTNHFRMSAKGPVHSLTISNLSVEDTGSFMFCVENLKTTARLVVKEPPVTIFRKLEDQKFPDGAIISIECELSRHNVDVKWLKNGVEVKPGKDLRIYAMGRKRFLQVMKCNVSDSGVYTCDAGDVTTSCTVEVYERELQILHGLEDLDIQEDQNAVFVCEISVEDVPGEWYKNGERIQSTSTVKIRQEGTKHFLLMCNVRAEDSGEIQFVARQVESVAHLGVEELPVNIVKPLQDKTALEKTRVLLDCAVSNPRCSIRWYKGSNVILPSERFEICSEGCYRKLIIQEVAQHDEGTYSVQVGEHTCSAKLTVEAQSLQMVRELKDVEVMAPNEACFECEVSVPVLKAPVWSLNGEPLQDSSQVSLEKMGTVHRLTLRQTSLDMSGEVEFTYGKANSRAQLRVLSDP
- the obsl1b gene encoding obscurin isoform X4 yields the protein MQLSLNVTKTSPASPVRITTLCVAERNKSVEVGESIVLQCEISDPNAQVTWYKDGIKLPEAAGQDMPAEGSIRTLAFQSAMMSHAGIYICKTTDDAVQFHVDVKAPLLKFSALTEADQKQTVMAGCPIALQCELSDPTGQVSWYKDGTQLLPQSGVDIQSEGSVRSLVVPSAERVHTGIYRCESKDDDIQFAVEVKALPVKFSELQESHRNKSVEEGCPIVLSCELSHDPSAHVQWYKDGMKLLPQNDMETQSGGLTRTLLINSAEHMHGGTYECSTSDDTITFKVDVKGRSPKIMPVSMSEKNKLITVGCPIILQCEVSDPASQVSWFKDEVELFCKTGLDMKRGGSVRKLMIHSAKVSDAGFYSCSLADDVVTFHVDVEATPVKFSTLPEIARKTFFEAGCPVKLQCEVSEPNAQVYWHKDGEQLPPESEYETQTKDKLRALIIQSAEVRHSGAYSCEAADDRIEFKVDVAEAERSTSVEAGSLIKPQCEISDPRGQTCLCEDGVKPLPKSEISIISEGIKRTKVEESTMSSCSGVYSCKTDDESEINDFHVEVKAPPVTFSEIPEEDLFKSVVEQEELVLSCEVSRADGVVQWYKDGIEMQQSNNITIKAEGTQWNLTIHQAQLSDTGTYSCRAGDNVLLFKVNVREPPVMITYPKEDVHLDRHVPEEIILSCELSRQNGAVSWYKDGQKLQESENIKLKVEGPYRRLKIISSGVEDSGEYVCDTADDSIFFHLTITEPPVRIVSPSQSQMELCQQTSERMVLSCEISRPNAVVRWYRDGLEVEENDNLILEVDGVYRRLIIPETTVKDSAEYVCDTADDSMTFFVNIAEPPVRFVRPRKMASRVEKVAGEALVLDCEVSRSNAEVSWKRNGEEVEDSRNITILEDGVIRQLTIHSLVLEDAGQYVCDAKDDVMDFQVKVQEPPVQIIGNSGNPEHHILVAGDDLTLECEVSRPNASVQWLWNGDILKPDTRIKIESHDVVRKLVLSGLQPSDSGKYICDAVDDKLITIVEVQELPAKFVNKNESSKISAYENESVTLCATVSRERANVRWLKDGQLLNQDNIHISSEGITHKLTINPLQLSDSGEYVCDVNTDEMYFSLLVKEMPVKFIRPLENIVSLKDSSLILRCEINKPKGDVQWLKDGQEIPPSRRHTIRAQARERSFTIHQLQEEDAGEYACESTDDRTSATVTVETPCLVEFIAELRNTTVREGEDAVFKCVVSPEDTQLVWRLNGKQVAVNERTLISSNGLCHMLCIYNCRVSDSARVTADAEGLVSEAELQVQEQQVLFTKKMAPLAAEEYSEATLEVEVSVDSGEVQWMRQGVLIHPGAKYTLKHKGRTHSLHIHTLATSDRGTYSCETLHDRTQAQLTVEPRKITMKRGLTDIKTTERETASFEVELSHPNVPGTWTRNGIKLKPTNHFRMSAKGPVHSLTISNLSVEDTGSFMFCVENLKTTARLVVKEPPVTIFRKLEDQKFPDGAIISIECELSRHNVDVKWLKNGVEVKPGKDLRIYAMGRKRFLQVMKCNVSDSGVYTCDAGDVTTSCTVEVYERELQILHGLEDLDIQEDQNAVFVCEISVEDVPGEWYKNGERIQSTSTVKIRQEGTKHFLLMCNVRAEDSGEIQFVARQVESVAHLGVEELPVNIVKPLQDKTALEKTRVLLDCAVSNPRCSIRWYKGSNVILPSERFEICSEGCYRKLIIQEVAQHDEGTYSVQVGEHTCSAKLTVEAQSLQMVRELKDVEVMAPNEACFECEVSVPVLKAPVWSLNGEPLQDSSQVSLEKMGTVHRLTLRQTSLDMSGEVEFTYGKANSRAQLRVLSDP